Genomic window (Zingiber officinale cultivar Zhangliang chromosome 2B, Zo_v1.1, whole genome shotgun sequence):
cgggctcggtgcatctgagggatgagatgttgtgaaagagtacaccgaaAGATGAGAAGGACGTGTGTGATGCTTTCAAGAGACGAGAAGTAGAAGCAGAAGATGGCTATAGGAGAGAAGACTGGAGTTGGGTTCAAATGAGTTGAACTCTAGATggtcggagcatcacccaagtgaccggagtggaagaccaaataagtcatcaCTGTGTTGATTTGTCCAGACTCCTGAACCATTCCAAGCACTAGGACAGGGTCCAGGTTCCAAGACAGGGTCTAGGCACCCAGACCCCGTGGCACTGAAAGGGCACCTCGGTGAGCCATTGTTGCGAATGACGTCAAATATCCATGTCAGCAATACTCCAGGCGCTAGGACCTGTCTAGGCGCCCGagtgaggataaaattttatactCAGACCATTGTGTAGCCATTGTGTGCAGATCAGATGCACTGCTAAGGGGGCCCGGACCATGTCTAAGCGCCCGACAATTTCGCGTCAGCAAAATGACTAGTTCGGCCAGcatgctataaatagagctctggtcttcTTCATTCAATACAACACTCGAATATGAACTATATGCTTTCATTTGTATTACTCTCTTTATGATTCTGtactgtcaacgttgtaagagactactccgaCTTCGTCTAAAGGAGATTTGTTAAGTGGACCTTTCATTGCCTTGGActaacaatcctctgattgcaaactaagtaaatcttacctcttcttttcttttatgttaattaaCTTTTATTCAACTAACATGTGTTGTCTTTGCTAAAATGGGAAagcaaaagaaagttttaaatttcttaacagaccaattcacccctctcttaccAGCACACGGGACCAACACCTAGTGCCTTTtggggggaagcaatccttaccgTTATTCACGTAATTAATATAATTCCAATATCACAATTCATGTTTGTcacattttgaaaaattgtatgggcaTGCTCCTACCAATTTCTCTTTACATGTTTTTTTGTTGTATACTAGCTTTGTCTTTCATCCAAATGTTGAGTGTAATAAGGTAGCCCCTCAGTCTGTTGTGTATGTCTTTTTGGGTTATGGTATTGGTCAAAAAGGATATCATTGCTTTGATTACCGGCACACGGGACCAACACTTAATGTCTTTTGGAGGGAAGCAATCTTTACCACTATTCATGTAATTAATATAATTCCAATCTCATAATTCAAGTTTGTtgccttttgaaaaattgtatgggcaTGCTCCTACCAATTTCTCTTTGCATGTTTTTTGTTGTACTAGCTTTGTCTTTCGTCTAAACGTCGAGTGTAATAAGGTAGTCCCTCAGTCTGTTGTGTATGTCTTTTTGGATTATGGTGTTGATCAAAAAGGATATCGTTACTTTGATCCCGTTAGTTAAAAAgtgtatgtctctcgtcatgttgtgtttcttaaGCATATCTTATTCTTTTCTCTTTCGGCTGGTTTGCATAATATGGCAAAGTCGTATCTATTTTACATTAATTCTTTCAATACCTACACTGAGAAAGCTTCACTCACAACCCCTACTAGTAGctcaactgaatctggtactttggttctCGAGATACTCGCTCCATATGCATCTCCTTCTGTCACTACTCAATCATCTCTTGAGGTTGcagatgatccttctctccaccatCGTCAGTCCACCCACGtttgtaagtctactaaactaccagattttACTTACTCTTATTATTCTGATTCTTttgtttcatttgttgcatctgtTCATTGTCTATTTGAGCATGTATCCTATAGAGATGTTGTTTGTAATCTACTTTGGTAGAATGCTATGAATTAAGAACTAACTGCTCTGCATCAGACTTATACATGGGATTTAGTACCGCTGTCACTAGAAACACACACTAGTGGTTCTCGTTGAGTATatcaaatcaaaactaaattttatgGATCTAACTAATGATACAAAGATCATCTTGTTGCTAAAAGTTATTCTCAGAAGTATGACATGggttatgaggaaacatttgttCATATTGCAAAGATGACTACTGTTCGTACTCTGATTGTTGTTACTTCTATTTGTTAATGAAAAATATCTTAGATGAATGTTAAGAATGAATTTATAAATGTTGATCTTCATGAAAAattttatatgacacctcctgcTATTTCACAACAACCTAAAGAACTTTACAGGCTTTGCAAAGCGCTTTAtagtctcaaacaagcacctcatGCTTAGTATGAGAAGTTCTCTATAGTAATTACTTCACTtgattttcatcctagtaatcatgattcagcatTATTTATTAGATGTATGAGTGCAAgtcatattattttatcattatatattgatgatataagTATTACTGATGATGATTCATTGAAGTCTGAGTTGGCTCGTTATTTTACTATGAAAGACTTGAATATACTATGCTACTCTCTGGGTATTGAGGTCGCCTATTCCccaaaatattatcttttatccaagtcaaagtatatatctaatATGTTTGAGTGTGCACGTCTTACTAATAATAGAatcgttgatactcctattgaaaCTAATGCTCGGTATTCTCTATCTAATGACCCACCTTTGCTGGATCCTAGTTTGTACGTAACTATTGTTGGAAGTTTGATTTATCTCACTATGACTCATCCAGATATTGTatatgttgttcatgtggttagaCAATTTGTCACTGCACCAACTATAGTTCATTGGACTATTGTTCTTCATATTCTCAGGTATCTTCGAGACACTCAATTTTGaagccttttatttccttctacttcatctctaaAACTACGTGCATACTCTGATGTTGATTGGACTGGTGATCCTACAAATCACAAATCCACCATTGGCTTTTATGTTTTTCTTGATGATTCTCTCAtttcttgaaagagtaaaaaaTAATATGTTATTTCTAGATTTTCACAAAACTGAGTATTGTgtcatgacctcaactacttgtgagatagtttggttgcgttgGTTGCTTGCAGATAATGggtatctctcttcatcaacctactctgTTATATTAATAATCAAAGTATTATTCAAATTGCATgcaattcagtttttcatgagcagacgaaatatattgaaattgattgtcacattactcatCACATCTTCATATTGACACCATCACATTATCTTTCGTTCCTTCTAATCTACAGATTGATGATATGTTTACCAAAGCACATTCCGCTTCATGCTTTCGTTTCTTGTCTAACAAACTTTCAATGCTTCTAGCTGTAGCATCATGAGTTTGAGGGGGGATATTAGATTATGTATATTTACTAGTCATCATGTACACGCAttgcatgtgtaatataatacatgaatatGCGTAAATTAGTATCCAGATCCATAAATTGGACTTGGTAAGAGTGTGTCAGACCTATGCAGTAGTACAACGCAAAGGCGACACTTGAGAACCCAACAACAAGCTATTGAAACAGACACTCtctcataaaaaaataatttaatttttttatattagataATAAATTGATAAGAAtagatactacacttgatcttagccaaaagacCGAGAAATAATTGATTtcttgttagattttgagggatgtcctaaagcAATCGCCTTATagtttttactatttatttgataaatatagattcactatttgagtatatattatatgtttgaatagtcttaaactcatttattgaatgtCTGGAATATGATCCATAACatgagaaaaatttataattggatcacaactagtgattatctctacatgtgcaattatgaacataTTAGAATTTCCTAGTCATCAAATTggtgcattcggacatcatcaattctgtaagactagcatagattatactccttggttcagtCAAGCAGTTGTTTCTCACTAGTTGGAGGCATTGAGATATTGAGAGTTAAACGTgtatgctagttatggtaaccagttcattagagtgacttgctgtaagacttcatataattttctacatatatggatatgtttgtgAAGTTTTACTGCAACTTAagtacaagtttccttcgacttgaggtatacaagtcatcttggttatggagacttatactttgacttCTTAAGCAAGCATCTTTTGAATGTGTGGAcctgagatgattgggtataagtcaaagtgtccGAAAGTGTTTGGATAGCTCACAGAGGTTTCACCGCTCCTttcgaggagacgtataccctatggtcactcgttaacattattactcaaagtctttgactaaagcatcacatgttaagagtatgagactcttatacacatgtacgagtaatttgaatttgtataacgatgaagtattacttgggttttctaatctaactcattaaagaggactatatattgatatggttaagagagaattaatacacaattcATATTGGCTTAATTAGGTTTTGAAAACCTAAACCTAATACCTCtctttccctctccctctctcttgccgccgaccacaacaagagggtCTCCTCTTGTTGTCATGAGTCGCCCAAAgaaagaagatcttccttttacttcttcttcctcttcttgatccttctccttcgctCATGGCTAGTACCTTCTGAAGGTGAAGCTTGTTCTCTTGAAGTTATCTGAAGAGCTCAGCATGGATACGAACAGAGGGAAAGTTCGATAACGTCACAAAaggttgatgtccttctcgttacaagtcatctgtaaggtatacctagaataattgttattaaatttcattttattttattatcttatctacGCGATTGCATATTGCATGCATGTAGTGTGTgtaatgtaataaattagtttatttattgttaagtcttccgctgtacaTGTTTATGAAATATGTTTTTAGCATACACCGCATCTAGCATATCCCAACATTTCTAACATCCTAGGCCCAAGATATTTATAAAAGCTTCTCTGCTCGTGGTGTAACCAATCCTAAGATGTAGAACTAAAGAGAACCATGACAGtgcatatttttatataaaaaggaCATtgatatcatttaattttatgtttatcaaaattaattaataaatagtcCATAttgttaataaaatagtaaattttatttataatttttaggataatttaatcttttccttttcttttctgtaaaattttgatttcttgACTTAGCTATATAATAATTTatatgatatatttctaattattgttgaatttatatgatttatttttaattattgttaatttttttctcttctcaatgtCTACATCTACTACCAGTGCAATCAACCCGTTTTGAAATACCTAGGCCAAATCCCTCAACAATAAAATATTCATTTAAGCAATTGAAGCATTGCTTTCTCTCAAACCTCGTCTTTTTGAATAACAGAGGGTGGATGTAAATAGAGGAGTACATGAACATGAATATAAATACCTCTATCACCTCTTCAAATCAATTAATTCTATCTAACTTCATGAAAGTTTTGCATCGCTCATGATAATCTATCCAAACGCCCTCCTTTCTTAGGTCTACTATCTATCAAAGAAAAAATCCCCCTTTCTTAGATCCACTATCTATTAGAGAAAAAATCCTATACAATTCAATTCACCACAACTGAGTCTCAAGCTTAAGATTTCTGGGATCCGTTCTTAAAGATCCAACCACTGCATTATAACCGGGACAGGTCCACCTTCACAATAGGTATGGATATAAATAGGGGAAATAAAAATACTCTTCTTAATATGTCCACCACCATATTAGGAATGAATATAAACGTTGGTACGGATATAAATAGGAGAAATTTAAATAGGGATTTGAATTACTTTGCCCTCAGATATGGTTTAGTGATAAGAAATAGGATAAATTTAATATACGCCTATACTTTTTAAGTAATCACGAGGTTGGACCGTCCGCTAAGATAGGGAAATAGATACACATGAACAATCGGACATATTCACGGACACACAATAAGATGCACAATTATTGTATATACATATTCTCCGAGAACTAAAAAGACATAGAAAACACTACAGTGAGCAAGGAGAGATTGAACCCACGGCAATGGAATGAGCTTGCATAGCCCTGACTGACGCAGCTGGACGATGCATTTATTCTGAAGATATTGCTAGATTATTATTGCACACATAATGGAAAATCTACAGCAGAAGACTTCCAAATTGTTTCCAGTTTAAACCTGCAAATATGCACAAAATTAGACAGGAATCAACAGAAATTGAAGTTTAAATATCTTCCGTCACAACCACCGGAGAGCTCAagcaaacatttttttaaaaaaaaataaatcgagCTCGTAAAAACGAAATCAAACAAAACTTGAATCCGTGTCGGTTCACTTTATGAACAGCTGTACTTGGCTCGACTCGTCCTAGATCCGATGGACAACATGTTGAAAATTTCTTCCAACAAACAAGCAACTCGGCAAGCATAGATTGTGAAGTCAAATCGTTGACAGACACAGAGTAGTTAATCACTGATGAAAAATCCAGAAAAGATACGACGAACATGGAAAAGTGGGGTGGTGgtgcctttttttttctttgtctaTTGAAAACACCTAAATCTGATCTAAGTTACCAAATGGATTGGTCGAAGATCAAGCAAAACAAGGAGAGAAACCCCAACAGACCTCGGCAGCAGCAACAAACGGTTCCTCAGACAAGAAGTCGGCGTCGCGGCGGTAGGAGGCCTTCAGCGGCAGCTTCTTCAGGCAATCGGGGACGTCCTTGAACTGCTTCCACGGGAAGGTTTCGGTGAGGAAGCCCACGTTGATCTGGATGGTGTTCGAGTCCTCGTCGGCCTGGATGCTGGAGATTGGGAACCAGACGAAGAGCTTCTTGACCTGGATGCCTTTGATCTTGGAGAGGGAGCCGTACGAGATACGCCCGGTGACGATCTCGTCGTAGTAGACGAGATCGGTGAACTGGACGTAGCATGGGTGCTTGAGCCGGACCTGGAAGGAGCCGTCGTCGGCGAGGGAGTAGTTCTTGGCCGAATTGGGAAGGAGGCCCTTGGGGAAGCCGAACTTCTTGAGGAGATCTTTAGCTTCCGAGGACGCAGCGGCCGAGGAGGTCAGCAGGAAGAGGAAGGCGGCGACGGAGAGGAAGCGGAGGGCGATCGCCATGGTCTTCGCCTCAGGACGACCGTAAACAAATCGAATCCTAACCCTGTGCGGTCGTACCCGCATAGAAGACAAACAGTATCGGACCCCGGATGTCGTTTTCATTCacactttttttttcaaaataattttttaaaaaaaaatatttcactttattttttttttaaattactattAAAAACTGATAATCCAATCCCTCCAAGCCTGtcaatataatttgaaaatgagaTCAATCAGGT
Coding sequences:
- the LOC122046441 gene encoding uncharacterized protein LOC122046441 gives rise to the protein MRVRPHRVRIRFVYGRPEAKTMAIALRFLSVAAFLFLLTSSAAASSEAKDLLKKFGFPKGLLPNSAKNYSLADDGSFQVRLKHPCYVQFTDLVYYDEIVTGRISYGSLSKIKGIQVKKLFVWFPISSIQADEDSNTIQINVGFLTETFPWKQFKDVPDCLKKLPLKASYRRDADFLSEEPFVAAAEV